The DNA window TAAATACTGGATTTCAGCAATAGGTCTTAGCCCTCTCATTGCCATACCGATACCCTGACCTAAAATAGTCGCTTCACGGATTCCTGTATCTGCAACACGAACTTCACCATATTTTTCCTGCATTCCTTCTAAACCTTGGTTTACATCACCGATATTTCCGGCATCTTCACCAAAGACAAGTGTTTCAGGATATTTTTCGAATATTTTATCAAAGTTATTTCTTACCACTACTCTTCCATCTACATCTTCAGAGTTGTCAGAATAAACAGGCTTAACCTCTTTAATATTTTCTGCTTTCCATTGAGACTGAGAATATAAATGAGATGAATAGTTGTCTTTTTCCACTTCCAAAATCTCATTGTATTTCTGCATCAATTGGTTTCTTTCGGAAGTGTTTGTACCTCTTGTAGCCAATAATGATATCCTTACTAAATGGAAGATATCTTTCTTAGCTTTAGAAACTAATTTATTAAACTGCGCAATGTAATTTTCAATCTCTGCATTTTGTCCTTTAAGATTTTCAACCAAAGGTAAAACAGATTTCGATAGATCAGAAATTGTTTTCTGGTAATTTCCCCAAGCTATTTTCTGGCCTGCCTTTACCATTTTTTTAGCTTCCTCATCTATGGCATCCAATTCTTCAGTTGCAGCAATAACCTCTTCTTTTCCTTCAATTTCAATTGAGTAATTCAAAATCCATTCTCTGAATTTTACTAATCCATCAAAATCAGCTTCCCATGAAAGACGCTCTTCATTCTTATATCTTTCGTGAGAACCCGAAGTAGAGTGACCTTGAGGCTGCGTAACTTCAATTACGTGAACCACTACAGGAACACTTTCTGTTCTTGCAAAATGTTCTGCTCTAGCATATGCGTCCAATAAAGCTGGATAATCCCAAGCTTTTACCTGAATAATTTCACAACCCTGGTTTTCACCTTCTTTTCTTTGGAATCCGCTTAACATTTCAGAAATGTCAGCTTTCGCTCTCTGATTCTTAGTAGGTACTGAAATCCCATAACCATCATCCCAGATTGAAACGATCATAGGAACCTGAAGCGCACATGCTGCGTTCAATGTTTCCCAGAAATGGCCCTCTGCTGTAGAAGCATCTCCAATAGTTCCGAAAGCAATTTCGTTTCCGTCCTTTGAGAACTTCTCAGAACCATCAAATTTTACTGATTTATATATTTTTGAGGCCTGAGCCAATCCTAACAATCTAGGCATCTGACCTGCTGTTGGAGAAATATCTGAAGAAATATTTTTCTGAGACATCAAATTCTTCCAGCTTCCATCTTCATTTAAACTTCTTGTTGCGAAGTGACCATTCATTTGTCTCCCTGCTGAAGCAGGCTCTCTCTCAACGCTTGTATCAGCATATAACTGTGCAAAAAAGCTTTCAACCGTTAAGGCATCTACAGCCAATGCAAAAGTCTGATCTCTATAATATCCTGAACGGAAGTCCCCATTTCTGAAAACTTTCGCCATTGCCAACTGTGGTAACTCTTTACCATCACCGAAGATCCCAAACTTAGCTTTCCCAGTAAGAACCTCTCTTCTACCCAGGTAAGACATTTCACGAGAAATTCTTCCCAACTTATAGTCTTCAAGTATTTGATTTTTAAAATCTTGAAAGGAAATCTTCTGTGTTTCAATATAGGTTGTTTGCATAGCCAAATATAAAAATTTTTAGTTCTCGAAGTATTTTGCTAATATACACTTTTTAAATTAATTTTAATTTTTAATAATCTTTTTTAAAAATTTGATAATAGAGGAAATTGTGTTTTATTTTAAATAAATTTGTATAAATGGAAAAAAAATCACCGCATATATTAAATGCATCGAGTAATCTTTTAGGGTTTTCTTTGATCATAATTACATCATTGAAAATCACTAAAATCAGTGTTCATACTTATTTAGATGAGTTTGCGGGAATTGCCTGTATTCTTTTTGCATGCAGTTGTTTCTTTTCATTTTTAGCAATAAGATCTAAAAGTGAAAAAAGAGAAACCAAGTTTGAAAACATTGCGGATTATTTATTTTTAATCGCATTATTATGCATAGTCCTAGCTGTTATAATTGTTACACTAAGAATAATTTAAACATTTATGGATAGTTTAGAAATAATGATCAAATAAAACAATTTACAAATCCACTGACCGCTTTATAATCAGATTCGCTTTATTTTAGGATAAATTGAAGATTACGACATTTAAGTATTTTACCAATAATTGATTATGGCAGAGAATTATATCAATCGGATATACTTGGAAACCTTAATTATTTTCAGAATGAATGTCTGATCATTCACTGCTTTTTATTAAAACTTTCTTTCAATTACATAATCTAACATACTGTGCAATGATCTTTTGGCTTCAGAATCGGGAAATTCATTAAGAAGATCCTTTGCCTTTTGTTGAAAATCTTTCATTACACGAATTGCATAATCCAAACCACCTGAACTCTTTACAAAAGCGATTAATTCTTTTACACGTTTTTGGTCGTTATTATAGCGTTTTATGGTATTTAGATAATATTTTCTGTCTTTGTCACTCGCAATTTTCAAAGTATGAATTAAAGGGAGAGTCATTTTCTGTTCTTTAATATCGATACCAACAGGCTTTCCAATAACGTTTGAACTTAGATAATCGAATAAGTCATCTTTAATCTGAAATGCCATTCCCGTATAAGTTCCAAAATCCTGCATTCTTTTAGCAAGCTTTTCTTCTGCATTATTCGATAAGACTCCTATTTCACAACATGCCGCGATCAATGTTGCTGTTTTCTGACGGATAATTTCATAATAAACATCTTCTGTAATATCGAGCTTTCTTGCTTTTTCCAGCTGAAGAAGTTCACCTTCAGACATTTCTCTGATTGTTCTGGAGATAACAGCCAGTAAATCATAGTCTTTATGATCCGTTGATAATAACACTGATTTTGACAATAAATAATCACCTACCAAAACTGCAATTTTATTTTTCCATAGTGCATTAATAGAGAAAAAATTACGTCTTTTAAAACTTTCATCCACAACATCATCATGAACCAGTGTCGCGGTATGGATCAATTCTATCATGGAAGCTCCGCGATAAGTCTTTTCATTAACATCACCTATCAGTTTCGCACAGAGAAATACAAACATCGGACGCATTTGCTTTCCTTTAGTAGTAACAATAAACCGAGTTACTTTATCTAATAAAGGGACTTTACTCTGCATTGATTCATAAAACTTCTGCTCGAAAAGTTTCATTTCTTCATTGATCGGTTGTTTGATTTCTTCTACAATATTTGCCAAAATCGGTGAGTGATGAATAAATAATTATTAATATTCACAAAGATAATTTTTTTCGGGTAATTTTAGTAGAAAATTCAATCTTTGAGTTGTTCTTTTGGAATAAAATACAGACTCTGCTTTACGGTTCCTAATGGATATCTGAATTTTTCACCTGAAATATACAGTCCTCGATCATCTACTGCTATTCCTTCGATTTGCCCAACAGAGGTAGCACTTCCTAAATAGTAGTGTCTGGGTTTTTCTTTAAAAAAGACTCCAGGTTCTGTTTCCTTAAAGATATCCAGAAAAACTTCTGTTTTTTTTGTATAACCCACTAAGTAAAGTTTTTTATCAAAATAGGAAGCATCCGTTACTACAAAATCAGTTTTATATGTTTCAATTTTCTCAGCTTTTTGCTGTTCTGAAGTTCCTGGATCAACAATATAATGTGATGTTGCTTTTGCAGCCCATTCTTTAGTAAAAATATGCAATTTACCATTCAAATAGATCATTGCTTCCGCATCGAAGTCGTTACTGGTATTTTTTGAAATAAATTCTTTCTGTTCAGGATAGTAAAAAGAGATCTTAACGCCATCTAAAGTTCTTTCAGAATCTGGAATTTTAGAGGTATTAATCATAACAAGATTTTCATAAGGAACTTTGTAAATCGTAAGATCTTTTCTGGTTCCTGTATTGTTTCCAAAATCTCCGATATAAAAGTTTTCACCATCATTGGTTAGTGCTTCCCAATCTTTATTAATTAAATTAGTTTTGAAGGTCTGAATAATTTTCCCATCATTTTTATCTATTTCAAAAATTTCCGGTTTATTACCGCTGTCATTGAAAGTATAAAGTTTTCCATTGAGTAAATTCAACCCTGAAGTTTCCTGAACCTGATCTTCAAGAAAATTGATTCTGTATTTTTTTATTTTAAGAAAATCGGCCTGCTGAGAAAAAGCAGCTTGAAAAACAAAGACTGTAAAAATGAGGATAAACTTTTTCATTGAATAAAAATACGGTTTTCACTGCAATAGATTGATCCGCAGTTTAAATTAAATCTATGAAAAATAAGTTTTAGCTAAAGCCAATTTAGACAGACTATATCACAATCTAATAAAAATTCATGCCGACTTCTGTTGCTTACGCGCTTTCTTCTCAAAATAATCTTTTTGATACTGTCTTACTGTTTTCCCCGTTCCATCGTGTCTCCAACCCGGAGAGTTGAAAATATAATTAATCCTGTCCGAAAATTTTAATCCAGGCTGTTTGATATCTTTCCAGATTCTTCTCCATTCATATAATAATACCGTATCAGGTCTGTTATCGGGCATCCTAGGATAAATTCCATATTTTACAGGTGTATCCGGATCTTCTTTTTCAAAAGTTCCAAACATTTTATCCCAGATGATGAGGCACATTCCCATATTCCTGTCCAGATATTTAATGTTGCAGGCATGGTGTACACGATGGTGCGATGGAGTGACTAAAATATATTCTAAAAATCCCATCTTTTTTACAGTCTGGGTATGAACCCACGTTCCATATACCTGTCCAATAGCATATACCACCATGATATGCCATGGATTAAAACCTAAAAAAGCCAACGGTGAAAAGTATAAATATCTATAAAGGGGTTGTAAAACAGGACTTCTGAATCCCGTGGTCAGATTAAAAAATTCTGAATTATGATGGGTAATATGCACAGCCCAAAAAGCTCTGGAATGATGATCAACATAATGAAGCACATAATACGCAAAATCAGTGATCACAAAACAGATAAGCCAGTACCAAACTGTAAAATCCCAGGAAAAAAGTCGGTGATTGTAAAAGAAAAACATCACTCCCATTGCAAAAACCTTCATTATCAAATCCAAACCGAAGTTCATCAATGCCAAATAAACGCTTGTTGCTACATCTTTTTTATCATATAGTTTAGCCTCGGAAACATGGCTATAAATCATTTCAGCTAAAATTACAGTAGCATGAAATGGAATTGCCCAGGCATAGACATTTTCTAATCCATCTTCACCCAAAAAGTAATTCATTGTTACTAATTTTTGTACAAAGGTAGGATATTATAAAAGTCAGAAATCGGATTGAATTATTTTTAATGAAATTTTAATCGGTAACCTTATTGGCTAATTGTCCACATGCAGCATCAATATCTCCGCCACGGCTTTTTCTGATCATTACAGTAATGCCGGCATTTTCAAGTTGACGAACATAATTTTCTTCTGCCTGTTTATTGCATTGGTCATATTTACCATCACCGATCGGGTTATACTGGATAAGGTTAACTTTAGAAGGAACTTGTTTACAGTATTTAATTAAAGCTTTAATATCTTCATCACCATCATTGATCCCTTTCCATACACAATATTCAAAAGTAATTGTATTCCCTGTTTTTTTGTACCAGTATTGAAGTGATTCCATAATATCAGTTAATGGAAACTTATCTGAAAACGGCATGATTTCATTACGTTTGGCTTCTATTGCCGAGTGAAGTGATAAAGCCAGCTTTACCCGTAGGTCATCATCCGCCAGCATTTTGATCATCTTAGGAATTCCTGAAGTTGAAACAGTAATTCTTCTTGGAGACATTCCCAGGCCTTCAGGTTGAGTAATTTTTCGAATCGCTTCAACTACATTTTTGTAATTCATCATTGGCTCCCCCATTCCCATAAAAACAATATTCGTAAGAGGCCTGTCAAAATACATTTTACTTTGACTGTCGATTAGAGCGACCTGATCTACAATTTCAGCAACTTCAAGATTTCTCATTCTCTTCAACCTTGCCGTAGCACAGAATTCGCAATTTAATGAGCATCCTACCTGTGAAGAAACACAAGCTGTCGTTCTCGTTTCTGTAGGAATTAAAACGGATTCCACCATTAAGCCATCGTGAAGCTTCACCCCATTTTTAATAGTTCCGTCTTTACTTTTCTGAAGTTGGTCAACGGATACTGGATTAATGGTATATTCTTCGGAAATTCTATCACGAAGCTGTTTCGAAAGATTCGTCATTTCATCTATAGAATGGAGGTTTTTACTCCACAACCAGTCATAAACCTGTTTCGCTCGAAACGGTTTTTCTCCTAAAGTCAAAAAATAGTCTTTAAGCTGATCTAGTGATAAAGTTCGGATATCTTTCATTGTAAGGTGGTGATCTTAGGTTGAAGGTTGCAGATAACTAATACCTGCAACCTATTACCTAGTATCTTTTATAAAATTAACATTGCATCACCGTAAGAATAGAATTTATACTTTTCTTTTACGGCTTCCTGATAAGCATGCATTATAAAATCTCTTCCTGCAAATGCAGCAATCATCATCAATAATGTAGACTTTGGGGTATGGAAGTTGGTGATCATTGAATTGGCAACTCCAAAATCGTGAGGCGGATAAATGAACTTATTTGTCCAACCGTTAAATGCAGAGATCTTCTTGTTTGAAGAAACTGAAGTTTCTAATGCTCTCATTGTTGTAGTACCTACAGCACAAACTCTTCTGTGTGCATCTACTGCTTTATTAATGATATCAGCATTTTTCTCATCGATGATGATCTCTTCAGACTCCATTTTATGCTTAGAAAGATCTTCCACCTCAATTGGATTGAAGGTTCCTAAACCAACGTGAAGGGTAACTTCTGCAAAATCAATTCCTTTGATTTCCAATCTCTTCATTAAATGTCTGGAGAAATGTAAACCCGCAGTAGGTGCTGCAACAGCTCCTTCAATTTTTGCATAGATCGTCTGATATCTTTCAGCATCTTCAGGCTCTACTGCTCTTTTGATATACTTTGGAAGCGGTGTTTCTCCTAATTCTTTTAATTTTGTTCTGAATTCTTCATAAGAACCGTCAAACAAAAATCTCAGTGTTCTTCCTCTGGAAGTTGTATTATCGATAACTTCAGCAACTAAAGACTCATCTTCAGTAAAAAACAGTTTATTACCGATTCTTATTTTTCTGGCTGGATCAACCAATACATCCCAAACGCGAGTTTCCTTATCAAGTTCTCTTAAAAGGAATACTTCGATTTTAGCACCTGTTTTTTCTTTATTTCCATAAAGACGTGCTGGGAAAACTTTAGTATTATTGAAAATAAATAAATCCTTCTCATCGAAATAATCCACTACATCTTTAAACAACTTGTGCTCTATTGTTTCTGTTTTTCTGTCAAGAACCATTAGTCTGGCATCATCTCTGTGCTCTGATGGATGTTCTGCCAATAATTCCTCAGGAAGGTCAAAATTAAAATCGGATGTTTTCATTTTTTTAAATTACGGTTTAAAAATTATTGAAATTACAAGTGTAATTTTCGGTGTGCAAATATACGACATTGAATACCCCTTTGTCAAGCTTTATTTAATAAAGCTGTTAAATGGTTAATATTCACTATACGTTTCAA is part of the Chryseobacterium paludis genome and encodes:
- a CDS encoding polyprenyl synthetase family protein, whose product is MANIVEEIKQPINEEMKLFEQKFYESMQSKVPLLDKVTRFIVTTKGKQMRPMFVFLCAKLIGDVNEKTYRGASMIELIHTATLVHDDVVDESFKRRNFFSINALWKNKIAVLVGDYLLSKSVLLSTDHKDYDLLAVISRTIREMSEGELLQLEKARKLDITEDVYYEIIRQKTATLIAACCEIGVLSNNAEEKLAKRMQDFGTYTGMAFQIKDDLFDYLSSNVIGKPVGIDIKEQKMTLPLIHTLKIASDKDRKYYLNTIKRYNNDQKRVKELIAFVKSSGGLDYAIRVMKDFQQKAKDLLNEFPDSEAKRSLHSMLDYVIERKF
- the rlmN gene encoding 23S rRNA (adenine(2503)-C(2))-methyltransferase RlmN is translated as MKDIRTLSLDQLKDYFLTLGEKPFRAKQVYDWLWSKNLHSIDEMTNLSKQLRDRISEEYTINPVSVDQLQKSKDGTIKNGVKLHDGLMVESVLIPTETRTTACVSSQVGCSLNCEFCATARLKRMRNLEVAEIVDQVALIDSQSKMYFDRPLTNIVFMGMGEPMMNYKNVVEAIRKITQPEGLGMSPRRITVSTSGIPKMIKMLADDDLRVKLALSLHSAIEAKRNEIMPFSDKFPLTDIMESLQYWYKKTGNTITFEYCVWKGINDGDEDIKALIKYCKQVPSKVNLIQYNPIGDGKYDQCNKQAEENYVRQLENAGITVMIRKSRGGDIDAACGQLANKVTD
- the queA gene encoding tRNA preQ1(34) S-adenosylmethionine ribosyltransferase-isomerase QueA; the encoded protein is MKTSDFNFDLPEELLAEHPSEHRDDARLMVLDRKTETIEHKLFKDVVDYFDEKDLFIFNNTKVFPARLYGNKEKTGAKIEVFLLRELDKETRVWDVLVDPARKIRIGNKLFFTEDESLVAEVIDNTTSRGRTLRFLFDGSYEEFRTKLKELGETPLPKYIKRAVEPEDAERYQTIYAKIEGAVAAPTAGLHFSRHLMKRLEIKGIDFAEVTLHVGLGTFNPIEVEDLSKHKMESEEIIIDEKNADIINKAVDAHRRVCAVGTTTMRALETSVSSNKKISAFNGWTNKFIYPPHDFGVANSMITNFHTPKSTLLMMIAAFAGRDFIMHAYQEAVKEKYKFYSYGDAMLIL
- a CDS encoding sterol desaturase family protein; the encoded protein is MNYFLGEDGLENVYAWAIPFHATVILAEMIYSHVSEAKLYDKKDVATSVYLALMNFGLDLIMKVFAMGVMFFFYNHRLFSWDFTVWYWLICFVITDFAYYVLHYVDHHSRAFWAVHITHHNSEFFNLTTGFRSPVLQPLYRYLYFSPLAFLGFNPWHIMVVYAIGQVYGTWVHTQTVKKMGFLEYILVTPSHHRVHHACNIKYLDRNMGMCLIIWDKMFGTFEKEDPDTPVKYGIYPRMPDNRPDTVLLYEWRRIWKDIKQPGLKFSDRINYIFNSPGWRHDGTGKTVRQYQKDYFEKKARKQQKSA
- a CDS encoding alpha-ketoacid dehydrogenase subunit alpha/beta produces the protein MQTTYIETQKISFQDFKNQILEDYKLGRISREMSYLGRREVLTGKAKFGIFGDGKELPQLAMAKVFRNGDFRSGYYRDQTFALAVDALTVESFFAQLYADTSVEREPASAGRQMNGHFATRSLNEDGSWKNLMSQKNISSDISPTAGQMPRLLGLAQASKIYKSVKFDGSEKFSKDGNEIAFGTIGDASTAEGHFWETLNAACALQVPMIVSIWDDGYGISVPTKNQRAKADISEMLSGFQRKEGENQGCEIIQVKAWDYPALLDAYARAEHFARTESVPVVVHVIEVTQPQGHSTSGSHERYKNEERLSWEADFDGLVKFREWILNYSIEIEGKEEVIAATEELDAIDEEAKKMVKAGQKIAWGNYQKTISDLSKSVLPLVENLKGQNAEIENYIAQFNKLVSKAKKDIFHLVRISLLATRGTNTSERNQLMQKYNEILEVEKDNYSSHLYSQSQWKAENIKEVKPVYSDNSEDVDGRVVVRNNFDKIFEKYPETLVFGEDAGNIGDVNQGLEGMQEKYGEVRVADTGIREATILGQGIGMAMRGLRPIAEIQYLDYILYCIQGMSDDLATVQYRTKGGQKAPVIIRTRGHRLEGVWHSGSPMAGILNLSKGILVLVPRNLTKAAGFYNTMLQSDDPAVIVECLNGYRLKEKQPDNLGEFTVPVGKIEVTKEGKDVTLVTYGSTWRVVMEAAEELEKLGISSEVIDVQSLIPFDLTNEIAESVKKTNRLVVIDEDVEGGTSAFILQQILEKQKAFRYLDSDPLTIAANDHRPAYASDGDYFSKPSSDDMVEKIYAMFNETNPQKYPAIF